A window of Tripterygium wilfordii isolate XIE 37 chromosome 7, ASM1340144v1, whole genome shotgun sequence contains these coding sequences:
- the LOC120002138 gene encoding auxin-induced protein 15A-like produces MGIQLMGLAHAKQKLQRSLSAKIANILASSSAANVPRGHIAVYVGERYRKRFVIPISYLNHPLFQQLLNRAEEEFGFDHPMGGLTIPCSEDYFINLTSALSCS; encoded by the coding sequence ATGGGTATTCAACTGATGGGATTAGCTCATGCAAAGCAAAAGCTCCAGCGATCTCTTTCTGCGAAAATAGCAAATATATTGGCAAGTAGTTCTGCTGCCAATGTTCCTAGAGGCCACATTGCAGTCTATGTTGGAGAGAGATACAGGAAGAGATTTGTGATTCCAATTTCTTACTTGAACCATCCTCTATTCCAACAACTACTGAATCGCGCCGAGGAAGAGTTTGGATTCGATCATCCGATGGGCGGTCTGACAATTCCTTGCAGTGAAGACTACTTCATCAATCTCACTTCAGCTTTGAGCTGCTCGTAG
- the LOC120002136 gene encoding auxin-induced protein 15A-like has protein sequence MDVSFFELGSNSILSITSIKSFLLLQLQTLLRSFSLLNRSMGFRFWGIIKAKKALQHLPITANQETSGALDVPNGCFAVYVGQNQRKRFVIPLSFLKQPLFIDLLSQAEEEFGFDHPMGVLTIPCSEDTFIDITDCLTRS, from the coding sequence ATGGATGTTTCTTTCTTTGAGCTGGGCAGCAACTCAATTCTTAGCATCACAAGCATCAAAagttttcttctccttcaacTTCAAACACTTTTGAGGTCCTTTTCCTTGTTAAACAGAAGTATGGGTTTTCGTTTTTGGGGTATTATTAAAGCTAAGAAAGCTCTTCAACATCTTCCAATTACTGCAAACCAAGAAACTTCAGGGGCCTTAGATGTTCCAAATGGCTGCTTTGCAGTTTATGTTGGACAAAACCAGAGGAAGCGTTTTGTGATACCACTATCATTCTTGAAACAGCCTTTGTTCATTGATTTGCTAAGTCAAGCTGAAGAAGAATTTGGATTTGATCATCCAATGGGTGTTCTTACAATTCCCTGCAGTGAAGACACCTTCATTGATATCACTGATTGCTTAACCAGGTCATGA
- the LOC120002144 gene encoding auxin-induced protein X15-like, with the protein MGFRLPGIVQAKKALRHLPSTANQAATDTIDAPKGYFAVYVGENQKKRFVIPVSYLNQPSFLDLLSHAEEEFGFDHPMGGLTIPCNERIFIDITCRLNRL; encoded by the coding sequence ATGGGTTTTCGTTTGCCTGGTATTGTTCAAGCTAAGAAAGCTCTTCGACATCTTCCTAGTACTGCTAACCAAGCAGCTACAGACACCATAGATGCTCCGAAGGGCTACTTTGCAGTGTATGTTGGAGAAAACCAGAAGAAGCGTTTTGTGATCCCAGTATCATACTTGAACCAGCCTTCGTTCTTGGATTTGCTCAGTCATGCCGAAGAAGAATTCGGTTTTGATCATCCGATGGGTGGTCTAACGATTCCCTGCAATGAACGGATCTTCATTGATATCACTTGTCGCTTGAATAGGTTGTAA
- the LOC120002527 gene encoding aspartic proteinase CDR1-like encodes MGSEFRICFLVNLVKAEEFSFDPPVQDHLSVKEVGSKQNEGKKINFSIDLFHRDSPPSPLYNSSLTPYELMRKAVLRSYSRVNFLRTSMHIDDKQYVSSLTEYQGQYFIEVYIGSPPVAFHLIADTGSSLIWVKYSQDYKPHHFYPPSSSTYQKVSYNSEFCKALGKRNAGDSESCEYDRSYPDGSYTSGILGKETFHLNLTTHGSHPFDGIVFGCSKEHYLYGGNSKFQGIVGLGAGVLSLVSQLKSKIESKFSYCLVPITSKKTNKLRFGAGEMISGVEVVSTPIVLKHPPNHYYVSLEGISIGGNKAITGHRRGKYIMIDSGTFLTMLHSSLYNNFEPIVKNAIDGTPIENPPENFKLCYETKSIRLNDLPKMVFHFEDADIHLLPVHTFMQCPGDVVCMTIVPNDNLSILGSMAQVNFLVEFDLQNKKVSFARVNCAAM; translated from the exons ATGGGTTCTGAATTTCGGATATGTTTTCTGGTTAACCTTG TCAAAGCTGAAGAATTCAGTTTTGACCCTCCAGTTCAGGATCACTTATCGGTTAAGGAGGTTGGTTCAAAACAAAACG AAGGGAAAAAGATCAACTTCAGCATTGATCTTTTTCATCGTGATTCGCCACCATCTCCACTTTATAACTCTTCTCTAACTCCATATGAGCTGATGAGAAAGGCTGTGCTACGTTCCTATAGTCGAGTCAACTTTCTTCGCACATCTATGCATATTGATGATAAGCAATATGTGTCATCGCTCACTGAATATCAAGGTCAATATTTCATAGAGGTTTATATTGGATCCCCACCAGTTGCATTCCATCTGATTGCTGACACCGGAAGTAGCCTCATATGGGTAAAATATTCTCAAGATTATAAGCCACACCACTTTTATCCACCAAGTTCATCCACCTATCAAAAAGTTTCTTATAACTCAGAATTTTGCAAGGCTTTGGGCAAAAGAAATGCTGGGGACTCAGAGAGTTGCGAATATGATCGTTCTTACCCGGATGGTTCATATACGTCAGGAATCCTAGGCAAGGAAACTTTCCATTTAAATCTCACCACACATGGATCACATCCTTTTGACGGAATAGTGTTCGGATGTAGTAAAGAACATTACTTATACGGAGGGAATAGTAAATTTCAAGGTATTGTTGGCCTCGGAGCAGGAGTATTATCGTTAGTTTCTCAATTGAAATCTAAAATAGAATCCAAATTCTCCTATTGCTTAGTTCCCAtcacttcaaagaaaactaataagTTGAGATTTGGAGCGGGAGAAATGATTTCTGGGGTAGAGGTTGTTTCAACTCCAATTGTACTTAAACATCCTCCTAATCACTACTATGTCAGTCTTGAAGGTATTAGCATTGGAGGAAATAAAGCAATCACAGGTCATCGTCGAGGTAAATATATCATGATAGATTCTGGAACTTTTCTTACAATGTTACACTCAAGCCTATACAATAATTTCGAACCCATTGTTAAAAATGCAATCGATGGTACCCCAatagaaaatccaccggaaaattttaaattgtgtTATGAAACCAAATCTATTAGACTTAACGACCTCCCAAAAATGGTGTTCCATTTTGAAGATGCAGACATTCACCTACTACCTGTTCACACATTTATGCAATGTCCTGGTGATGTGGTTTGTATGACAATAGTCCCAAATGATAATCTTTCGATACTTGGAAGTATGGCACAAGTGAACTTTCTAGTGGAATTTGACctccaaaataaaaaagtttctTTCGCTAGAGTAAATTGCGCGGCAATGTAA
- the LOC120002528 gene encoding aspartic proteinase CDR1-like, whose amino-acid sequence MPSPTSKHLHRQACGKEVIDEPSTLLALCTPNGKDRANFFRSSMYIDDKQYVSLLIEDRGEYFLEIYIGSPPVSVIVIADTGSSLIWVKCSGDYKAHHFNPPSSSSYETVTYNSKFCKALRKINIGDSNSCEYDYSYRDGSRVLSLVSQLKSQIESKFSYCLLPIGSMKTNKLRFGVGETISNVKVVSTPLVLKDPPTRYYFSLESISIGGKRTISSQSRGNIMIDSGTTLTMLHSKLYNNLETIVKKWISGTPIEDPPKEFKLCHEAKFIRADDLPTMVFHFDGPDIHLQSAHTFMRYHTHVVCMIIVPNDNLLIFRSMAQVNFRVEFYVQNRKGFFR is encoded by the exons atgccgagccctacCAGTAAGCACCTACACAG GCAAGCTTGCGGTAAAGAAG tCATTGATGAGCCAAGTACTTTGTTGGCTTTATGCACACCAAACGGCAAAGA CCGAGCCAACTTCTTTCGCTCATCTATGTATATAGATGATAAGCAATATGTGTCATTGCTCATTGAAGATAGGGGTGAATATTTCCTAGAGATTTACATTGGATCCCCACCAGTTTCAGTCATTGTGATTGCAGACACCGGAAGTAGCCTCATATGGGTAAAATGTTCCGGAGATTATAAGGCACACCACTTCAATCCACCAAGTTCATCCTCCTATGAAACCGTTACTTATAACTCCAAATTTTGCAAGGCATTGCGCAAAATAAATATTGGGGACTCAAACAGTTGCGAATATGATTATTCTTACAGGGATGGTTCAC GAGTATTGTCGTTAGTTTCTCAATTGAAATCCCAAATAGAATCCAAATTCTCCTATTGCCTACTTCCCATCGGATCAATGAAAACTAATAAGTTGAGATTCGGAGTGGGAGAAACAATTTCTAATGTCAAGGTTGTGTCAACTCCACTTGTACTTAAAGATCCTCCTACTCGCTACTATTTCAGTCTCGAAAGTATTAGCATTGGAGGAAAGAGAACAATCTCAAGTCAAAGTCGAGGTAATATCATGATAGATTCTGGAACTACTCTTACAATGTTGCACTCAAAGCTATACAATAATCTCGAAACCATTGTTAAAAAATGGATTAGTGGTACCCCAATAGAAGATCCACCGAAAGAATTTAAATTGTGTCATGAAGCCAAATTTATTAGAGCTGATGACCTCCCAACAATGGTGTTCCATTTTGATGGTCCAGACATTCACTTACAGTCTGCGCACACATTTATGCGATATCATACTCATGTGGTTTGTATGATAATAGTCCCAAATGATAATCTTTTAATATTTAGGAGTATGGCTCAAGTGAACTTTCGAGTGGAATTCTACGTCCAGAATAGAAAAGGTTTCTTTCGCTGA
- the LOC120002149 gene encoding auxin-induced protein X15-like, translating to MGFRLPGIVQAKKALRHLPSTANQEAPGALHVPKGYFAVYVGENQKKRFVIPVSYLNQPLFLDLLSHAEEEFGFDHPMGGLTIPCNEQIFIDITCRLNRL from the coding sequence ATGGGTTTTCGTTTGCCTGGTATTGTTCAAGCTAAGAAAGCTCTTCGACATCTTCCAAGTACTGCTAACCAAGAAGCTCCAGGGGCCTTACATGTTCCGAAGGGCTACTTTGCAGTTTATGTTGGAGAAAACCAAAAGAAGCGTTTTGTGATCCCAGTATCATACTTGAACCAGCCTTTGTTCTTGGATTTGCTCAGTCATGCCGAAGAAGAATTCGGTTTTGATCATCCGATGGGTGGTCTTACAATACCATGCAATGAACAGATCTTCATTGATATCACTTGTCGCTTGAATAGGTTGTAA
- the LOC120002147 gene encoding auxin-induced protein 15A-like, which yields MGFRLPGIVQAKKALRHLPGTANQAAPGALDVPKGYFAVYVGENQKKRFLIPVSYLNQPLFLDLLSQAEEEFGFDHPMGGLTIPCSEDIFIDITNRLTRS from the coding sequence ATGGGTTTTCGTTTGCCTGGTATTGTTCAAGCTAAGAAAGCTCTTCGACATCTTCCCGGTACTGCTAACCAAGCAGCTCCAGGGGCCTTAGATGTTCCAAAGGGCTACTTTGCAGTATATGTTGGTGAAAACCAAAAGAAGCGTTTTTTGATCCCAGTATCATACTTGAACCAGCCTTTGTTCTTGGATTTGCTCAGTCAAGCTGAAGAAGAATTTGGGTTTGATCATCCGATGGGTGGCCTTACAATTCCTTGCAGTGAAGACATCTTCATTGATATCACTAATCGCTTAACCAGGTCATGA
- the LOC120002137 gene encoding auxin-induced protein 15A-like has product MPVALQCMGFRLPGIVQAKKALRHLPGTANQAAPGALDVPKGYFAVYVGENQKKRFLIPVSYLNQPLFLDLLTQAEEEFGFDHPMGGLTIPCSEDIFIDITNRLTRS; this is encoded by the exons ATGCCAGTTGCTTTACAAT GCATGGGTTTTCGTTTGCCTGGTATTGTTCAAGCTAAGAAAGCTCTTCGACATCTTCCCGGTACTGCTAACCAAGCAGCTCCAGGAGCCTTAGATGTTCCAAAGGGCTACTTTGCAGTTTATGTTGGAGAAAACCAAAAGAAGCGTTTTTTGATCCCAGTGTCATACTTGAACCAGCCTTTGTTCTTGGATTTGCTAACTCAAGCTGAAGAAGAATTTGGATTTGATCATCCGATGGGTGGTCTTACAATTCCTTGCAGTGAAGACATCTTCATTGATATCACTAATCGCTTAACCAGGTCATGA
- the LOC120002141 gene encoding auxin-responsive protein SAUR21-like: MGIRILPEMVFHAKHVIQRTSKRQFWHQRSTNSVDVPKGHFAVYVGEEEKKRFVVPIAYLKHPLFQQLLSQAEEEFGFEYHPMGGLTIPCPEHEFLDLTSRLS; the protein is encoded by the coding sequence ATGGGTATTCGGATTTTGCCGGAGATGGTGTTTCATGCCAAACATGTTATTCAAAGAACGTCTAAACGCCAATTTTGGCATCAGAGATCGACGAATTCTGTGGACGTCCCAAAAGGGCATTTTGCAGTGTACgttggagaggaagagaagaagagatttgTGGTGCCAATAGCATACTTGAAGCATCCTCTGTTTCAACAACTGCTGAGTCAAGCTGAAGAAGAGTTTGGTTTTGAATATCATCCAATGGGAGGCCTCACCATTCCTTGTCCAGAACATGAGTTTCTTGATCTCACTTCTCGTTTGAGTTGA
- the LOC120002529 gene encoding aspartic proteinase CDR1-like, with protein sequence MEANKINFTIDLIHRDSPLSPLYNSSATPYELMRRAALRSYSRANFFHSSMHIDDKQYVSSLTEYKGEYFMEIYIGSPPVAFLMIADTGSSLIWVKCSQDYKAQHFNPPSSSTYDTIPYNSEFCKALRNINIGDANACEYDRQSYKDGSYTSGILSKDTFHLNFTSSGSHPFPEVVFGCSKEHHIYQESSQVQGIVGLGAGVLSLVSQLKSQIEFKFSYCLLPIGSRKTNKLRFGAGETISGVKVVSTPLVLRDPSSRYYLSLQSISIGGKTTITSQRQGNIMIDSGTALTMLHSSLYNNLEDIVKKTIGGTPIEDPPKEFKLCYEAKSIKVDDLPEMVFHFDGADVHLQSAHTFMKYYTHVICMTIVPNDRLSIFGSMAQVNFQVEFDLQNKKVFFAEVDCTAM encoded by the coding sequence ATGGAAGCCAATAAAATTAACTTCACCATCGATCTTATTCATCGCGATTCACCACTTTCTCCTCTTTATAACTCTTCTGCCACTCCATACGAGCTCATGAGAAGGGCTGCACTACGTTCCTATAGCCGAGCCAACTTCTTTCACTCATCTATGCATATCGATGATAAGCAATACGTGTCTTCGCTCACTGAATATAAGGGTGAATATTTCATGGAGATTTACATTGGATCCCCACCCGTTGCATTCCTTATGATTGCAGACACCGGAAGTAGTCTCATATGGGTAAAATGTTCTCAAGATTACAAGGCACAACACTTCAATCCACCAAGTTCATCCACCTATGACACTATTCCTTACAACTCAGAATTTTGTAAGGCTTTGCGCAATATAAATATTGGGGATGCAAACGCTTGCGAATATGATCGTCAATCTTACAAGGATGGTTCATATACATCGGGAATTCTAAGTAAGGATACTTTCCACTTAAATTTCACTAGTAGTGGATCACATCCTTTTCCTGAAGTAGTATTTGGATGTAGTAAAGAACATCACATATATCAAGAGAGTAGTCAAGTTCAAGGTATTGTTGGCCTTGGGGCAGGAGTATTGTCATTAGTTTCTCAATTGAAATCCCAAATAGAATTCAAATTCTCATATTGCTTACTTCCCATCGGATCAAGGAAAACTAAtaagttgagattcggagcgggagAAACGATTTCTGGGGTAAAGGTTGTGTCAACTCCACTTGTACTTAGAGATCCTTCTAGTCGCTACTATCTCAGTCTCCAAAGTATTAGCATTGGAGGAAAGACAACAATCACAAGTCAACGTCAAGGTAATATCATGATAGATTCTGGAACTGCTCTTACAATGTTGCACTCGAGTCTATACAATAATCTCGAAGATATTGTTAAAAAAACGATTGGTGGTACCCCAATAGAAGATCCACCGAAAGAATTTAAATTGTGTTATGAAGCCAAATCTATTAAAGTTGATGACCTCCCAGAAATGGTGTTCCATTTTGATGGTGCAGACGTTCATTTACAGTCTGCTCAcacatttatgaaatattataCTCATGTGATTTGTATGACAATAGTTCCAAATGATAGGCTTTCGATATTCGGGAGTATGGCACAAGTGAACTTTCAAGTGGAATTCGACctccaaaataaaaaagttttttTCGCTGAAGTAGATTGCACGGCAATGTAA
- the LOC120002132 gene encoding peptide chain release factor 1-like, which produces MAMAAQWLTKSMIYSFRLEGRLRFSFPTTAKTLEGRFILSTTRRRRLFWGSNDCQIRNSSCSSNNNKSYLELSDEELMKQCEMDTFKSSGPGGQHRNKRESAVRLKHLPTGVLAQAAEDRSQHMNRESALSRLRTLIALKVRNSVNLDEYSPPQELLQILPLKSTIRPSDIGPQIGPKNPKFALGMQALLDLIVAVEGSVSEAAKFIGLSTGALSRLILSDDALRKAVNDLRTVKGMKPLK; this is translated from the coding sequence ATGGCAATGGCAGCTCAATGGCTTACGAAATCCATGATTTACTCTTTTAGACTTGAAGGAAGATTGAGGTTTTCGTTTCCAACAACAGCGAAGACTCTTGAAGGAAGATTCATTCTGTCCACAACCAGGAGAAGAAGGTTGTTTTGGGGTTCTAATGACTGTCAAATTCGTAACAGCAGTTGCAGTAGTAATAACAACAAGAGTTACTTGGAATTGAGCGATGAAGAGCTGATGAAGCAGTGCGAAATGGATACTTTCAAGTCCTCCGGCCCCGGCGGTCAGCACCGCAACAAGAGAGAGTCCGCCGTCCGTCTCAAGCACCTTCCCACCGGTGTTCTCGCCCAGGCTGCTGAGGACCGTTCTCAGCATATGAATCGCGAATCAGCCTTGTCGCGTCTTCGAACTCTAATAGCTCTCAAAGTCAGGAACTCTGTCAATCTCGATGAATATTCGCCTCCTCAGGAGCTCCTTCAAATTCTTCCCCTAAAGTCGACgattagaccgtcggatattgGTCCACAAATTGGTCCTAAAAATCCTAAATTTGCTTTGGGGATGCAAGCGCTGTTAGACCTAATCGTTGCAGTTGAGGGTTCTGTTTCTGAAGCAGCAAAGTTTATAGGGTTGAGTACTGGAGCATTGTCTCGGTTGATTCTTTCAGATGATGCTCTTCGTAAGGCAGTAAATGACTTGAGGACTGTCAAGGGTATGAAGCCTCTCAAATGA